From the genome of Monomorium pharaonis isolate MP-MQ-018 chromosome 2, ASM1337386v2, whole genome shotgun sequence, one region includes:
- the LOC118644510 gene encoding putative nuclease HARBI1, whose translation MNQLLLTLRFYATRSFLRSSDDFSGVSISTASRVVKRVSQTIAALRRTMINMPGNAREIEEIEQGFYRMYRFPRVIGCIDCTHIRIQSPGGENAEVFRNRKSYFSINTQVVRDYNLKAIDIVARWPGSVHDATIFEHSTLRRRFEQNEFNSELLLGDGGYPVRNYLLTPLIKPNTPAEECYNKTQIQTRNIIERFFGVIKRRFPVLSLGMRLKLETVQDVIVSTAVLHNLARNQNEKDPPVLIDVVEDDVVINDVIHERARPRDNMVRDSLIADYFSR comes from the coding sequence ATGAATCAATTATTGTTGACATTAAGATTTTATGCCACTAGAAGTTTTCTGCGTTCAAGTGATGATTTCTCTGGTGTTAGTATTAGCACAGCATCCCGTGTCGTTAAAAGAGTTTCACAGACAATTGCTGCATTACGACGGACAATGATAAACATGCCAGGAAATGCAAgagaaattgaagaaatagAGCAAGGATTTTATAGAATGTACCGATTTCCTCGTGTGATTGGTTGCATAGATTGTACACACATTCGTATACAGTCTCCAGGAGGAGAAAATGCAGAAGTATTTCGCAAcagaaaaagttatttttctataaatacgCAAGTTGTACGCGACTATAATTTAAAGGCAATAGACATTGTTGCAAGATGGCCAGGATCGGTACATGATGCCACAATTTTTGAGCATAGTACATTGCGAAGAAGATTTGAGCAAAACGAATTTAATTCTGAATTGTTACTGGGTGATGGTGGATATCCCGTGAGGAATTATCTTCTTACGCCACTGATAAAGCCAAATACTCCAGCAGAAGagtgttataataaaactcaAATACAAACGAGAAATATTATAGAGCGCTTTTTTGGAGTTATCAAGCGACGTTTCCCAGTTTTAAGTCTCGGAATGAGATTGAAATTAGAAACAGTGCAAGATGTTATCGTATCAACAGCTGTTTTGCATAATTTGGCAAGAAATCAAAATGAGAAAGATCCACCTGTATTAATAGACGTTGTTGAAGATGACGTAGTAATTAATGATGTCATTCATGAACGTGCAAGACCGAGAGATAATATGGTTAGAGACTCACTTATAGCTGATTACTTTTCAAGGTAA